Proteins encoded within one genomic window of Schaalia sp. HMT-172:
- a CDS encoding fibrinogen-like YCDxxxxGGGW domain-containing protein, with product MASAISRLAIVATAPIVACASLAFAPMAHADNIRQPGQSVTHDGLSAATAAASCWDIKQRNPAASDGTYWLQTPAMDAPAQFFCDQTTDGGGWVLIGRGREGWEGWSGGKGDTSKLTTRVRNTDAFDVVQYSNATVNQLLNNENVKDQADGVRVLRSWSASGRSYQTVDLKFTKMTDFVWPFKMAHPVHVSLDNRASIYTYMWNTPGYDQAWNALQVYPSSRTDWTIGWGYGTGAASWGGDVSSSTSFFHKSGQTIFPYSEAYVRPRISSDSSDFARLPDTGGAEQTVSRAVSNYAAKTSWGVSGNLNGSVKEGNIQVQAFAQVGSTMYVGGNFTGVKQGENGAETSSRGLAAFDVNTGDWTGQAFDFNAQVKALLALPDGRLLVAGDFTRVNGEAHIGTVVIDPSTGAIDPSWDLSIKNALRGGTVSVRALDYYDGYVYLGGVFTHLSGGGVSNVYGRNAARVALNARPDRAWNPELSGSVQAVAVSEDNGAFYAGGHFTRAHGNDRAWYAAKFSTAPGAAQDTSFDFQPSTVSAGKYQQTISAAGKRVFIGGSEHSLFGYDTGTNLRTSGSLMLSNGGDLQASTISANGVIYGSCHCSDGSYQDKYDWGVNENWSRIDEIKWVGAWDATTGENLHWTPFELSSRRKTGAWALTTDTNGNLWAGGDFTLSFTDSTHSQWNGGFARYDKRDNVAPEAPTYLRTSSATASTVTLTWEGVSDAVSYEVLRDDRAIGSTESTSIEVPRGGENRFFVRAVDAAGNRSATTPVYVPPAYGQVDPANPVLLDAGATWRYRAENSPASEDWARTSFDDSQWPTGAAPLGYGDSRIATVLGSKDSRPVTSYFRSHFQVGDASAIKGVTVRYMADDGAVVYINGHEVDRTRMGSGTVSYQTRADYAPSYSAAVDSMSEVFVPAALLHSGDNVIAVETHVNYMRTATVGMQASIFRVEGTPDNSDSHEPSLPAEPQNLGDATQPIDVRGMTSGEVIPSGTTQWNYWTSTSAPASDWATTGSLADWSRGAGPIGWGDANAATTLDIAKKDRAVTYYFARDIDLGTITPATSLVVKVRADDGVVLRINGTIVDTKRMSDGNITHTTYANEAVTVSKASSDLLEVSIPASSLTDGVNRIGVEEHVNYKGTASMTFDLTANMVK from the coding sequence ATGGCTTCTGCAATTTCGCGCCTTGCAATCGTTGCAACCGCGCCGATTGTTGCGTGTGCGTCCCTCGCGTTCGCCCCGATGGCGCACGCAGATAATATCCGTCAGCCCGGTCAGTCCGTCACGCATGACGGCCTGAGTGCCGCCACTGCCGCGGCGTCCTGCTGGGACATTAAGCAGCGCAATCCTGCGGCTTCCGACGGTACCTACTGGCTGCAGACCCCCGCGATGGACGCCCCGGCGCAGTTCTTTTGTGACCAGACGACAGACGGCGGCGGGTGGGTCCTCATCGGCCGCGGCCGTGAGGGCTGGGAAGGCTGGAGCGGCGGCAAGGGCGACACCTCGAAGCTGACCACGCGCGTGCGCAACACCGACGCCTTCGACGTTGTCCAGTACTCCAACGCCACCGTCAACCAGCTGCTCAACAACGAAAACGTCAAGGATCAGGCGGACGGCGTGCGCGTCCTTCGCTCCTGGAGTGCCTCGGGTCGCTCGTACCAGACGGTCGACCTGAAGTTCACCAAGATGACGGACTTCGTGTGGCCCTTCAAGATGGCCCACCCGGTCCACGTCTCCCTCGACAACCGAGCGAGCATCTACACCTACATGTGGAATACCCCCGGCTACGACCAGGCGTGGAACGCGCTCCAGGTCTACCCCTCGAGCCGCACCGACTGGACCATCGGCTGGGGTTACGGCACGGGCGCGGCCAGCTGGGGTGGAGACGTCTCGTCCTCGACTTCCTTCTTCCACAAGAGCGGACAGACGATCTTCCCCTACTCCGAGGCCTACGTGCGTCCGCGTATCTCCTCCGACTCCTCGGACTTCGCCCGCCTGCCGGACACGGGCGGCGCCGAGCAGACCGTGAGCCGCGCCGTCTCCAACTACGCGGCCAAGACCTCGTGGGGCGTGAGCGGTAACCTCAACGGTTCCGTGAAGGAAGGCAATATCCAGGTTCAGGCCTTCGCGCAGGTCGGGTCCACCATGTACGTGGGCGGCAACTTCACCGGCGTCAAGCAGGGTGAGAACGGCGCCGAGACGTCCTCGCGCGGCCTGGCCGCATTCGACGTGAACACCGGCGACTGGACCGGCCAGGCCTTCGACTTCAATGCGCAGGTCAAGGCCCTCCTCGCACTGCCCGACGGCCGCCTCCTCGTGGCCGGCGACTTCACCCGCGTCAACGGCGAGGCCCACATCGGCACCGTCGTCATCGATCCGTCCACCGGCGCGATCGACCCCTCGTGGGATCTGAGCATTAAGAACGCCCTGCGCGGTGGCACGGTCAGCGTGCGCGCCCTCGACTACTACGACGGCTACGTCTACCTCGGCGGTGTCTTCACCCACCTCAGTGGCGGCGGGGTCTCGAACGTCTACGGCCGTAACGCGGCCCGCGTGGCCCTGAACGCACGCCCCGACCGTGCCTGGAACCCCGAGCTGAGCGGCTCCGTGCAGGCCGTCGCCGTCAGCGAGGACAACGGCGCCTTCTACGCCGGCGGACACTTCACCCGCGCCCATGGCAACGATCGCGCCTGGTACGCCGCCAAGTTCTCCACCGCGCCCGGCGCCGCGCAGGATACGAGCTTCGACTTCCAACCCTCCACCGTCAGCGCCGGGAAGTACCAGCAGACCATCTCCGCCGCGGGCAAACGCGTCTTCATTGGTGGCTCCGAGCACTCCCTCTTCGGCTACGACACCGGTACCAACCTGCGCACCTCGGGCTCCCTGATGCTCAGTAATGGTGGCGACCTGCAGGCCTCGACCATCTCCGCCAACGGCGTCATCTACGGCTCGTGCCACTGCTCCGACGGCTCCTACCAGGACAAGTACGACTGGGGAGTCAACGAGAACTGGTCGCGCATCGATGAGATCAAGTGGGTCGGCGCGTGGGACGCCACCACCGGCGAAAACCTGCACTGGACCCCCTTCGAGCTCTCCTCGCGCCGCAAGACCGGCGCATGGGCGCTCACGACCGACACCAACGGCAACCTGTGGGCCGGCGGCGACTTCACCCTGTCCTTCACCGACTCGACGCATAGCCAGTGGAACGGCGGCTTCGCCCGCTACGACAAGCGTGACAACGTCGCGCCCGAGGCCCCGACCTACCTGCGCACCTCCTCGGCCACGGCCTCGACCGTGACCCTCACCTGGGAAGGCGTCTCCGACGCGGTCTCCTACGAGGTCCTGCGCGACGATCGCGCCATCGGCTCCACCGAGTCGACCAGCATTGAGGTCCCGCGCGGCGGCGAGAACCGCTTCTTCGTGCGCGCCGTCGACGCCGCGGGGAACCGTTCGGCCACCACCCCGGTCTACGTTCCCCCGGCCTACGGCCAGGTCGATCCGGCCAACCCGGTCCTGCTGGACGCGGGAGCCACGTGGCGCTACCGCGCGGAGAACAGCCCCGCTTCCGAGGACTGGGCCCGCACCTCGTTCGACGACTCCCAGTGGCCCACCGGCGCCGCACCGCTCGGCTACGGCGACTCGCGCATCGCGACTGTCCTGGGCTCGAAGGACTCGCGCCCCGTCACTTCCTACTTCCGCAGCCACTTCCAGGTCGGAGACGCCAGCGCCATCAAGGGCGTGACCGTCAGGTACATGGCCGACGACGGCGCCGTGGTCTACATCAACGGCCACGAGGTCGACCGCACCCGCATGGGAAGCGGCACGGTCAGCTACCAGACCCGAGCGGATTACGCCCCCTCCTACAGCGCCGCCGTCGACTCCATGTCCGAGGTCTTCGTGCCCGCGGCCCTGCTGCACAGCGGCGACAACGTCATCGCGGTCGAGACGCACGTGAACTACATGCGCACCGCGACCGTTGGTATGCAGGCGTCGATCTTCCGAGTGGAGGGCACCCCGGACAATTCCGACTCCCATGAGCCCTCGCTGCCGGCGGAGCCCCAGAACCTCGGTGACGCCACCCAGCCGATCGACGTGCGCGGCATGACCTCGGGCGAGGTCATCCCCTCGGGCACCACCCAGTGGAACTACTGGACCTCGACGAGCGCGCCCGCCTCCGACTGGGCGACCACCGGCTCCCTGGCCGACTGGTCGCGCGGCGCCGGGCCCATCGGCTGGGGCGACGCGAACGCTGCCACCACCCTCGACATCGCGAAGAAGGACCGGGCCGTCACCTACTACTTCGCACGCGATATCGACCTGGGCACCATTACGCCCGCGACCTCCCTGGTCGTCAAGGTACGCGCGGACGATGGTGTCGTCCTGCGGATCAATGGGACCATCGTCGATACGAAGCGTATGTCGGATGGAAACATTACTCACACAACCTATGCGAACGAGGCGGTCACCGTCTCCAAGGCGTCCTCCGATCTGCTCGAGGTCTCCATCCCTGCGAGCTCCTTGACAGACGGGGTGAACCGCATCGGTGTTGAGGAGCATGTCAACTACAAGGGCACCGCGTCGATGACCTTCGATCTGACTGCAAACATGGTCAAATAA
- a CDS encoding fibrinogen-like YCDxxxxGGGW domain-containing protein, producing the protein MKFLRRCLALGLASITGFGVLALSPVAAQAAVDPLHDGLSEATAAASCWEIKQNDPRSENGTYWLQTATMDAPRQFFCDQSTDGGGWVLIGRGREGWETWSQGKGDESKLATRSRTPGDFEVIQASHETVNGLLGGTKVSDLADGVMVQRAWNYRGTAYQTVRMQFPKMSDFIWPFKSAHPVNVKFNREWWVNGGIVWSGFGTNTGWGYVNLTASPQNKYTMGWGYGPLASSWYDTSSSTSFFHRNGSIINPYAEVYVRPELRSTDSSFRAIGDGGTAAETQKASVSEYAAPTMWGVTGNLNGSIQEGNIQVQAFEQIGSTMYVGGNFTGVQKGKNGSAITSNGLAAFDATTGVWTGQTFDFNNQVKDLVELPSGKLLAVGDFTKVNGETHVGTVLIDPATGQIDPSWNLQVRNGSGGRVSVKSAKVIDGRIYLAGAFTHLSGNGVSSVYARNAGRLDLNGTPDRSWNPDINGTVIDIDVDEADTYLYAAGFFTRIHDRVAENAARVETSAGATLDQSWSFRHSYLIGKYQQAVTVGNGRAYFGGSQHSLFGYNTSDMTRTSGSITMQNGGDLQATTRSATGVIYGSCHCSDFTFQDAYHYLALGNTWTRADEIQWVGGWDEATGRQLGWTPYRLSSLRSTGAWSLEMADDGALWAGGDFNYSYTSKTDGQWSGGFVRMPARNATAPAVPANLRASDGNSQQVTLKWSSVPGADSYQILRDDRTIATTTSTSVTVPLGGNNRFFVRAVASDGLVGASTHAYVVDSNGKPDQSDDATLLVDEDATWAYHWSTDAVASDWAQTSFDDSSWSRGTAPIGYGATGLGTVLKPGAAKTRPITTYARTTFTVADPSAIGGVNVAVTADDGAVVYVNGTEVVRQRMSEGAVDGSTYASASVSSASARADRQLVFVPASSLVAGTNTLAVETHLNYRSSSSMSVDGTVKVVAKGAEPTPEPQPEPEPQPQPQPDEPIVPDPDKPLEVLDVSGVNFGEFLPTGMYWNYWNSKDNPGADWNSTGDLSKWKHGASPLGWGDRDAGTPFDLAPSDRAITNYFARDVNLGTISADFELTLNVRADDGAVVYINGTEVKRINMPEGTITPNTNAKSNVSLGTAKNNLQTITVPRDLLKDGVNRIAVEEHANYAGAVSVSFDLKASLLR; encoded by the coding sequence ATGAAATTTCTCCGCCGCTGCCTCGCCCTCGGCCTGGCATCGATAACCGGTTTCGGAGTGCTTGCACTCAGTCCCGTCGCAGCTCAGGCTGCTGTTGACCCCCTCCACGACGGCCTCTCCGAGGCCACCGCGGCCGCCTCGTGCTGGGAGATCAAGCAGAACGATCCGCGCTCGGAAAACGGCACCTACTGGCTCCAGACGGCCACCATGGATGCCCCGCGCCAGTTTTTCTGTGACCAGAGCACGGACGGCGGTGGCTGGGTCCTCATCGGTCGAGGCCGTGAGGGCTGGGAGACGTGGAGCCAGGGTAAGGGTGACGAGTCCAAGCTCGCGACCCGCTCGCGTACCCCCGGCGACTTCGAGGTGATCCAGGCCTCCCACGAGACCGTCAACGGCCTGCTCGGCGGCACCAAGGTCTCCGACCTGGCCGACGGCGTCATGGTCCAGCGCGCCTGGAACTACCGCGGCACCGCCTACCAGACCGTGCGCATGCAGTTCCCCAAGATGAGTGACTTCATCTGGCCGTTCAAGAGCGCTCACCCCGTGAACGTCAAGTTCAACCGCGAGTGGTGGGTCAACGGCGGCATCGTCTGGTCGGGCTTCGGCACCAACACCGGCTGGGGATACGTCAACCTGACGGCCTCCCCCCAGAACAAGTACACGATGGGCTGGGGCTACGGGCCGCTGGCATCCTCGTGGTACGACACCTCCTCCTCGACGTCGTTCTTCCACCGCAACGGCTCCATCATTAACCCCTACGCCGAGGTCTACGTCCGCCCTGAGCTGCGCTCCACGGACTCCTCTTTCCGCGCCATCGGTGATGGCGGCACCGCGGCCGAGACCCAGAAGGCCTCCGTCTCCGAGTACGCCGCCCCCACCATGTGGGGTGTGACCGGTAACCTGAACGGCTCCATCCAAGAGGGCAACATTCAGGTCCAGGCCTTCGAGCAGATCGGCTCGACCATGTACGTCGGCGGTAACTTCACCGGCGTCCAGAAGGGCAAGAACGGTTCGGCGATCACCTCCAACGGCCTCGCCGCCTTCGACGCGACCACGGGAGTGTGGACCGGCCAGACCTTCGACTTCAACAACCAGGTGAAGGACCTCGTCGAGCTGCCCAGCGGCAAGCTCCTCGCCGTCGGTGACTTCACCAAGGTCAACGGCGAAACCCACGTGGGCACCGTCCTCATCGACCCCGCGACCGGGCAGATCGACCCCTCGTGGAACCTCCAGGTGCGCAACGGCAGCGGCGGGCGCGTCAGCGTGAAGTCCGCGAAGGTGATCGACGGACGCATCTACTTGGCCGGTGCCTTCACCCACCTGTCGGGCAACGGCGTTTCCTCCGTCTACGCCCGTAACGCCGGGCGCCTTGACCTGAACGGCACACCCGACCGCTCCTGGAACCCCGATATCAACGGCACCGTCATCGATATCGACGTCGACGAGGCCGACACGTACCTCTACGCGGCCGGATTCTTCACGCGTATCCACGATCGCGTCGCCGAGAACGCCGCCCGCGTCGAGACGTCCGCGGGTGCCACGCTCGACCAGTCCTGGTCCTTCCGTCACTCCTACCTGATCGGCAAGTACCAGCAGGCGGTGACGGTCGGTAACGGCCGCGCCTACTTCGGTGGCTCCCAGCACTCGCTGTTCGGCTACAACACGTCCGACATGACCCGCACCTCCGGGTCCATCACGATGCAAAACGGCGGCGACCTGCAGGCCACGACGCGCTCCGCCACCGGAGTCATCTACGGCTCGTGCCACTGCTCCGACTTCACCTTCCAGGACGCCTACCACTACCTGGCGCTCGGTAACACCTGGACCCGCGCCGACGAGATCCAGTGGGTCGGCGGATGGGACGAGGCCACCGGCCGCCAGCTCGGCTGGACCCCCTACCGCCTGTCCTCCCTGCGCTCCACCGGCGCGTGGTCCCTGGAAATGGCCGACGACGGCGCCCTGTGGGCCGGCGGCGACTTCAACTACTCCTACACCTCCAAGACGGACGGGCAATGGTCCGGTGGCTTCGTGCGCATGCCCGCCCGCAACGCCACCGCCCCCGCGGTGCCCGCCAACCTGCGCGCCTCCGACGGCAACTCCCAGCAGGTGACCCTCAAGTGGTCCTCTGTGCCGGGTGCCGACTCGTACCAGATCCTGCGCGATGACCGCACGATCGCCACCACGACCTCGACGTCCGTCACCGTGCCCCTGGGCGGCAACAACCGCTTCTTCGTGCGCGCCGTCGCCTCCGACGGCCTGGTCGGCGCCTCGACCCACGCCTACGTGGTCGACTCCAACGGCAAGCCCGACCAGTCCGACGACGCGACCCTGCTCGTCGACGAAGACGCCACCTGGGCGTACCACTGGTCGACCGACGCGGTCGCGAGCGACTGGGCCCAGACCTCGTTCGACGACTCCTCCTGGAGCCGCGGCACCGCCCCGATCGGCTACGGCGCGACCGGACTGGGCACCGTCCTCAAGCCCGGCGCGGCCAAGACCCGCCCCATCACCACCTACGCGCGTACCACCTTCACGGTCGCTGACCCCTCCGCCATCGGCGGCGTCAACGTCGCCGTGACGGCTGATGACGGGGCCGTGGTCTACGTCAACGGAACCGAGGTCGTGCGTCAGCGCATGAGCGAGGGCGCCGTCGACGGCTCCACCTACGCCTCCGCCTCGGTGTCGAGCGCCTCCGCACGCGCCGACCGACAGCTGGTCTTCGTACCCGCGTCCTCGCTGGTCGCCGGCACCAACACGCTCGCCGTGGAAACCCACCTGAACTACCGTTCCAGCTCCTCGATGAGCGTCGATGGCACGGTCAAGGTCGTCGCCAAGGGCGCCGAGCCCACGCCCGAGCCGCAGCCCGAACCCGAGCCGCAGCCCCAGCCGCAGCCCGACGAGCCGATCGTGCCCGACCCGGACAAGCCGCTCGAGGTCCTCGACGTCTCCGGCGTCAACTTCGGTGAGTTCCTGCCCACCGGTATGTATTGGAACTACTGGAACTCCAAGGACAACCCGGGCGCCGACTGGAACTCCACCGGCGACCTGTCCAAGTGGAAGCATGGCGCCAGCCCGCTCGGCTGGGGCGACCGTGACGCCGGTACCCCCTTCGACCTGGCCCCCTCCGACCGCGCGATCACGAACTACTTCGCCCGCGACGTCAACCTCGGTACCATCAGCGCCGACTTCGAGCTCACGCTCAATGTCCGCGCCGACGACGGAGCCGTTGTCTACATCAACGGAACCGAAGTCAAGCGCATCAACATGCCGGAAGGAACCATCACCCCGAACACGAACGCCAAGTCCAACGTCTCGCTGGGCACGGCCAAGAACAACCTCCAGACCATCACCGTTCCGCGTGATCTCCTGAAAGATGGTGTCAATCGCATCGCGGTCGAAGAGCACGCGAACTACGCTGGAGCTGTGTCCGTTTCCTTCGATCTCAAAGCAAGCCTGCTGAGGTAA